A single window of Streptococcus cristatus ATCC 51100 DNA harbors:
- the fni gene encoding type 2 isopentenyl-diphosphate Delta-isomerase, translating to MSQSRKDDHINYALEQPLGYNSFDDIELIHRSLPAYDLDEIDLSTHFAGRDWDFPFYINAMTGGSPKGREINEKLAKVAEACGILFVTGSYSAALKNPDDDSYAVAKDKPSLLLASNIGLDKPVAAGLQAVSDLKPLFLQLHINVMQELLMPEGERTFRTWKQHLEAYGKDFPVPLVLKEVGFGMDRKTIEEAQALGISTFDISGRGGTSFAYIENQRSGQRDYLNGWGQTTAQALLAAQDWVDKVELLASGGIRHPLDMVKALVLGAKAVGLSRTMLDLVEKYPVEEVIAIVNGWKEDLRLLMCALSCRNLQELTSVPYLLYGRLKEGAEQVQ from the coding sequence ATGAGCCAAAGTCGTAAAGATGATCATATCAACTACGCCCTAGAACAGCCCCTTGGCTACAATAGCTTTGATGATATAGAATTGATTCATCGCTCTTTGCCAGCATATGATTTGGACGAGATTGACTTATCCACTCATTTCGCCGGGCGTGACTGGGATTTTCCCTTTTATATCAATGCTATGACAGGTGGAAGTCCAAAAGGGCGAGAAATCAATGAAAAACTGGCTAAAGTGGCGGAGGCCTGCGGCATCCTCTTTGTGACAGGTTCCTACAGTGCTGCTCTGAAAAATCCAGATGATGATTCTTATGCTGTGGCAAAGGATAAGCCTAGTCTACTCTTGGCCAGCAATATCGGACTTGACAAACCAGTAGCAGCAGGCTTGCAGGCGGTGTCGGATTTGAAACCTTTGTTTCTCCAGCTACATATTAATGTTATGCAGGAATTGCTAATGCCTGAGGGAGAGCGGACTTTCAGAACTTGGAAGCAGCATTTGGAAGCCTATGGAAAAGATTTTCCAGTCCCCCTTGTCCTCAAGGAAGTAGGCTTTGGCATGGATCGGAAAACGATTGAGGAAGCTCAGGCACTAGGGATTTCAACCTTTGATATTTCTGGTCGTGGTGGAACGAGCTTTGCCTATATTGAAAATCAGCGGAGCGGTCAGCGAGACTACCTCAACGGTTGGGGGCAGACCACAGCTCAGGCTTTACTGGCAGCGCAAGATTGGGTGGACAAGGTGGAGTTGCTGGCAAGCGGTGGCATTCGCCATCCTCTAGACATGGTTAAAGCCTTGGTCCTTGGTGCTAAAGCAGTCGGCCTTTCTCGGACTATGTTAGACTTGGTCGAAAAATATCCAGTCGAAGAGGTCATTGCTATTGTAAATGGCTGGAAAGAAGATTTACGTCTGCTGATGTGCGCCCTGTCCTGTCGCAACCTTCAAGAATTAACATCCGTTCCCTATCTGCTCTACGGTCGCTTAAAAGAAGGAGCCGAGCAGGTGCAATAA
- the rpsF gene encoding 30S ribosomal protein S6: protein MAKYEILYIIRPNIEEEAKNALVARFDSILTDNGATVVESKDWEKRRLAYEIQDFREGLYHIVNVEANDDAALKEFDRLSKINADILRHMIVKLDA from the coding sequence ATGGCTAAATACGAAATTCTTTATATTATTCGTCCAAACATTGAAGAAGAAGCTAAAAACGCTTTGGTAGCACGCTTTGACTCTATCTTGACTGACAACGGTGCAACTGTTGTTGAATCAAAAGACTGGGAAAAACGTCGTCTTGCATACGAAATCCAAGATTTCCGTGAAGGGCTTTACCACATCGTTAACGTTGAAGCAAACGACGATGCAGCTCTTAAAGAGTTTGACCGTCTTTCAAAAATCAACGCTGACATTCTTCGTCACATGATCGTCAAACTTGACGCTTAA
- a CDS encoding single-stranded DNA-binding protein, translating to MINNVVLVGRMTRDAELRYTPQNQAVATFTLAVNRNFKNQSGEREADFINVVIWRQQAENLANWAKKGALIGITGRIQTRNYDNQQGQRVYVTEVVADNFQLLESRASREGQPSAGFGGGGFGGNSAPSYGNADSFNQVPNFSRDESPFGNSNPMDISDDDLPF from the coding sequence ATGATTAATAACGTTGTACTTGTGGGACGTATGACCCGTGATGCTGAACTTCGCTATACACCGCAAAACCAAGCGGTCGCAACCTTTACTCTGGCTGTTAATCGCAACTTTAAAAATCAAAGTGGTGAGCGTGAAGCGGACTTTATCAATGTTGTTATCTGGCGTCAGCAGGCAGAAAATCTTGCTAATTGGGCCAAAAAAGGAGCTCTAATCGGAATTACTGGTCGCATCCAGACTCGTAACTACGACAATCAGCAAGGCCAGCGTGTCTATGTCACAGAAGTCGTTGCAGACAACTTCCAGCTTCTGGAAAGTCGTGCCAGCCGTGAAGGGCAGCCTTCAGCTGGCTTTGGTGGCGGTGGCTTCGGTGGAAATTCTGCACCAAGCTATGGTAATGCTGACTCATTCAACCAAGTACCGAATTTTTCTCGTGATGAAAGCCCATTCGGCAATTCAAATCCGATGGACATCTCAGACGATGATTTACCATTCTAA
- the rpsR gene encoding 30S ribosomal protein S18: MAQQRRGGFKRRKKVDYIAANKIEYVDYKDTELLSRFVSERGKILPRRVTGTSAKNQRKVTTAIKRARVMALMPFVNED; the protein is encoded by the coding sequence ATGGCTCAACAACGTCGTGGCGGATTCAAACGCCGTAAAAAAGTTGATTACATCGCAGCAAACAAGATTGAATATGTTGATTACAAAGATACTGAGCTTCTTAGCCGTTTCGTTTCAGAACGTGGGAAAATCCTTCCTCGTCGTGTAACAGGAACTTCAGCTAAAAACCAACGTAAAGTAACAACAGCTATCAAACGCGCTCGCGTAATGGCTTTGATGCCTTTCGTAAATGAAGACTAA